The following proteins come from a genomic window of Nostoc sp. TCL26-01:
- a CDS encoding DUF262 domain-containing protein, with translation MKQLSLKYPFVNVIIPKINTSWMNRYPFQGVTEVADFNNHNPELADEEILDEEENDEEQEEKITFQYDPEKINIVTREPTIELLLKRINEEALDLAPDFQRHANVWKEDAQSRLIESIIIRIPIPAFYIDATNEDKWLVVDGLQRLFALKRFILDKKLKLSGLEYLTNLEDKTFDQIERRYQRRLEETQLTVYLIEKGTPPEIKYNIFKRINTGGLALSPQELRHALNPGKGTKFLTHLAADSKFQQVVKLGNNRKMRMDDREFILGFLAFTLTPYQNYADNRDTFLTKALSKTNKLSEAELNKIENNFRRTMVAAWNIFGKNAFRKISNSQKKQFPINKALFESWSVILSNLSDEEIQVLIEKKQELINIFKEYVSNDKLFLESISQAAERVQYRFSTIETIIQKVLL, from the coding sequence TTGAAACAGCTAAGTTTAAAATACCCATTTGTTAATGTAATAATACCAAAAATAAATACTAGCTGGATGAATAGATATCCGTTCCAAGGAGTAACCGAAGTGGCAGATTTTAATAACCACAACCCAGAATTAGCTGATGAAGAAATTTTAGATGAAGAAGAAAATGATGAAGAGCAAGAGGAAAAAATTACTTTCCAGTATGATCCTGAAAAAATTAACATTGTAACTAGGGAACCTACAATAGAGCTATTGCTAAAAAGAATCAATGAAGAAGCCCTTGATTTAGCACCTGATTTCCAACGTCATGCAAACGTATGGAAAGAAGATGCTCAAAGTAGGCTGATAGAATCTATTATTATTCGCATCCCCATACCAGCATTTTATATAGATGCTACGAATGAAGATAAATGGTTAGTAGTCGATGGATTACAGCGTCTATTTGCACTAAAGCGCTTTATTCTTGACAAAAAACTCAAACTATCTGGATTAGAGTATCTTACCAATCTGGAAGATAAAACTTTCGATCAAATTGAGCGCAGATACCAACGCCGTCTTGAAGAAACTCAACTAACGGTATATTTGATCGAAAAAGGGACACCTCCAGAAATTAAATATAATATTTTTAAACGAATTAATACAGGAGGTCTTGCTTTATCTCCTCAAGAATTACGTCATGCACTTAATCCTGGTAAGGGAACAAAATTTCTAACTCACCTGGCGGCAGATTCAAAATTTCAGCAGGTAGTTAAGCTAGGGAATAACCGGAAAATGCGTATGGATGATCGGGAATTTATACTAGGGTTTTTAGCCTTTACTCTAACCCCTTATCAAAATTATGCGGATAATAGAGATACTTTTTTGACTAAAGCATTATCTAAGACAAATAAACTCTCTGAAGCAGAGTTAAATAAAATTGAAAATAATTTTAGAAGAACAATGGTAGCGGCTTGGAACATATTTGGTAAAAATGCCTTTCGTAAAATATCTAATTCCCAAAAGAAGCAGTTCCCTATAAATAAAGCTCTATTTGAATCTTGGTCAGTAATTTTGAGTAACTTAAGTGACGAAGAAATTCAAGTTTTGATAGAAAAAAAACAAGAATTAATCAATATATTTAAGGAATATGTAAGTAATGATAAATTATTTCTAGAATCCATATCTCAGGCAGCAGAAAGAGTACAGTATAGATTTAGTACTATAGAGACGATTATTCAGAAGGTACTTCTATGA
- a CDS encoding DUF3696 domain-containing protein — MIDSLTITNFKPFQNQSLRFRPLTLLSGLNSTGKSSVLQALLLLRQSYQKGSLLKKGLVLNGDLINIGTAKDAIFEGASKQDELVFEIHWKNGTKSIWKFKNQEEDIGANFLHLTSEFVDDKVYEFSSLFNQNFHYIEAERIGPRAFNKMSYDKVQLLGTLGARCEYTLNFLAVNEKKPIANQKLSHPEVKISQPQYDDPKEKSLALIDQVEAWMGEISPGTRIRIKSNPDMDLINLQCAYGDSNPYRATNVGFGITYTLPIIVAVLASEPDTLILVENPEAHLHPRGQTKMGELLALAASCGVQVVIETHSDHVLNGIRLAVHDGKLKPEDVQLHYCQREEKQGQVYTKVVSPRIDRDGRIDRCPDGFFDEWEKILDALLEPAAGD; from the coding sequence ATGATTGATTCCCTGACGATCACAAATTTTAAGCCTTTTCAAAATCAATCTCTTAGATTCAGACCACTTACACTTTTATCTGGACTTAACAGCACTGGTAAATCGTCTGTTCTACAAGCATTATTATTATTAAGGCAATCTTATCAAAAAGGCTCGTTATTAAAAAAAGGTTTGGTACTTAATGGTGATTTAATTAATATTGGTACAGCTAAAGATGCTATTTTTGAAGGTGCATCTAAACAAGATGAGTTAGTATTTGAAATTCATTGGAAAAATGGTACGAAAAGTATATGGAAATTTAAAAATCAAGAAGAAGATATAGGAGCAAATTTTTTACATCTTACTTCAGAATTTGTAGATGATAAAGTATATGAATTTTCCAGCCTTTTTAATCAAAATTTTCATTACATTGAGGCAGAGCGAATAGGGCCAAGAGCATTTAATAAAATGTCATATGACAAAGTTCAATTACTTGGAACACTGGGTGCTAGATGTGAATATACATTAAATTTTCTTGCAGTTAATGAGAAGAAACCTATTGCTAATCAAAAATTAAGTCACCCGGAGGTAAAAATTTCACAACCACAATACGATGATCCGAAAGAAAAATCACTAGCTTTAATAGATCAAGTGGAAGCATGGATGGGAGAAATTAGCCCAGGTACACGCATCAGGATAAAATCAAACCCAGATATGGATTTGATAAATTTGCAATGCGCGTATGGAGATAGTAACCCTTACCGTGCAACTAATGTTGGTTTTGGTATTACTTATACTTTGCCAATCATTGTTGCGGTTCTCGCTTCTGAACCTGATACACTAATTCTAGTTGAAAACCCAGAGGCTCATCTTCATCCTAGAGGACAAACTAAAATGGGTGAATTACTAGCACTTGCCGCTAGTTGCGGTGTTCAAGTGGTGATAGAAACTCATAGTGATCATGTTTTAAATGGGATTCGTCTTGCTGTTCATGATGGTAAGCTTAAACCAGAAGACGTGCAATTACATTACTGTCAACGTGAAGAAAAACAGGGACAGGTCTACACAAAAGTAGTTTCACCACGTATTGATCGGGACGGTAGAATTGACCGATGCCCTGATGGATTTTTTGATGAATGGGAAAAAATTCTAGATGCTTTGTTAGAACCTGCTGCCGGAGATTAG
- a CDS encoding type II toxin-antitoxin system VapC family toxin, translated as MSRYVLDASIAIKWFVPEIYSNLARHLLASNHTFLVPDFFFGEVANVFWKRVRRGEDTAENAKQTLADLNAVPVEVYLSQALISLALDIALQTGCAVYDSLYLALAITQQCQMITADEKFYNALKNTTYISHLLWVENL; from the coding sequence GTGAGTAGGTATGTTTTAGATGCCAGTATTGCTATAAAATGGTTCGTGCCTGAAATTTACTCTAATTTAGCTAGACATTTACTAGCAAGTAACCATACTTTTTTAGTTCCAGATTTCTTCTTTGGAGAAGTAGCTAATGTCTTTTGGAAACGAGTCCGTCGTGGCGAGGATACTGCTGAGAATGCAAAGCAAACTTTGGCAGATTTGAATGCTGTCCCTGTGGAAGTGTACTTATCTCAGGCATTGATATCGCTTGCTTTAGATATTGCTCTTCAGACAGGTTGTGCTGTCTATGACAGTCTTTACTTAGCTCTAGCTATTACACAACAATGCCAAATGATAACAGCAGACGAAAAGTTTTACAACGCACTAAAAAATACTACCTATATAAGCCATCTTCTGTGGGTTGAGAATCTTTAG
- a CDS encoding Uma2 family endonuclease produces MTSATNPATELTPFPDHTQLPESDGTFVKNWQEHPQSILLTDSIQPILKQLHPDGQYCIGQDLGIYWRLTDPLEKGAVAPDWFYVGNVPPSLDGQTRRSYVLWREFIAPSIALEFVSGDGSEERDKTPWKGKFWIYEQVIHPAFYGIYEVNKASVEVYELIGGKYQLLPANERGHYTIDPLGVELGIWQGEYQNMQLPWLRWWDLQGNLLLTGEERADRLTAQLRSLGVEPEV; encoded by the coding sequence ATGACCTCTGCAACCAATCCAGCCACCGAACTCACCCCATTTCCCGACCATACGCAGCTACCAGAGTCTGATGGTACTTTCGTGAAAAATTGGCAAGAACATCCCCAAAGCATCTTACTAACAGACTCAATTCAACCTATCCTCAAACAGTTGCATCCTGATGGTCAATATTGTATTGGTCAGGACTTAGGTATTTACTGGCGCTTGACTGACCCCCTAGAGAAAGGTGCAGTAGCACCGGATTGGTTCTATGTAGGAAATGTACCACCCTCGCTCGATGGACAAACACGCAGGTCTTATGTGTTGTGGCGAGAGTTTATTGCGCCGTCGATTGCTTTAGAATTTGTCTCTGGCGATGGTAGCGAGGAGCGAGACAAAACTCCTTGGAAAGGCAAATTTTGGATTTATGAGCAAGTAATTCATCCAGCCTTTTATGGCATCTATGAAGTAAATAAAGCCAGTGTGGAAGTTTATGAATTAATTGGTGGAAAATATCAGCTCTTACCAGCCAATGAGAGAGGGCATTATACCATAGATCCTTTAGGGGTTGAGTTGGGTATATGGCAGGGAGAATACCAAAATATGCAATTACCTTGGTTGCGTTGGTGGGATTTGCAAGGTAATTTATTACTTACTGGTGAGGAAAGAGCTGATCGCCTGACTGCCCAATTGCGATCGCTCGGCGTTGAACCAGAGGTATAA
- a CDS encoding CO2 hydration protein codes for MVTIKNKPTNNPLNEYIERLQNGQALLIDNPENVLEVVGILKSYGVVLDAYSNNLIYIAENQFLVFFPFFKYFNGEFSWAKLLRHWWHDRINFEYAEYCMKSMMWHGGGGLDSYLDTKEFQEKAQAVIQAKFAQNPLVMGLHQLFPDFLIEHLRVSAYYSGLGQFWRVMADIFLSLSDLYDAGKITTIPQVVDHIKAGLVADALKPITYSVKIKNKVYDIIPKNIGLTFLADTAIPYVEAVFFRGTPFLGTVSYNAQAYQVPADQARFQYGALYADPLPIGGAGIPPTLLMQDMRHYLPEYLHEIYRRSLRGEDDLRVQICMTFQKSMFCVTTAAILGLMPHPLDTQEPAEQAANQVYLEKWMDRFTTSRLVDVNS; via the coding sequence ATGGTAACGATTAAAAACAAACCGACGAATAACCCCTTAAATGAGTACATAGAACGCCTGCAAAATGGACAAGCCCTACTTATAGACAATCCCGAAAACGTCTTAGAAGTAGTAGGAATTCTGAAAAGCTATGGTGTAGTTTTAGATGCTTACTCAAACAATTTGATTTACATAGCTGAGAATCAATTCTTAGTATTTTTTCCATTTTTTAAATATTTTAATGGAGAATTTTCTTGGGCAAAACTCCTGCGTCACTGGTGGCATGACAGAATCAATTTTGAGTATGCCGAATACTGCATGAAATCAATGATGTGGCATGGTGGTGGAGGTTTAGACTCATATTTAGATACCAAAGAATTTCAAGAAAAAGCGCAAGCCGTTATTCAGGCAAAATTTGCTCAGAATCCACTAGTGATGGGACTTCACCAACTGTTCCCAGACTTTTTAATTGAACACTTGCGTGTGTCTGCTTACTATAGTGGATTGGGTCAATTTTGGCGCGTCATGGCTGATATTTTCCTCAGCTTATCAGACCTTTATGACGCAGGCAAAATCACCACAATTCCTCAAGTCGTAGATCATATTAAAGCTGGGTTAGTCGCAGATGCTTTAAAACCCATTACCTACAGCGTGAAAATCAAAAATAAAGTCTATGATATCATTCCTAAAAATATAGGATTGACATTCTTAGCAGACACAGCAATCCCTTATGTAGAAGCAGTATTTTTTAGAGGAACTCCCTTTTTAGGCACAGTTTCCTATAATGCTCAAGCCTATCAAGTGCCAGCAGATCAAGCTAGATTTCAGTACGGTGCATTGTATGCTGATCCTCTACCGATTGGTGGTGCAGGTATTCCACCAACTTTACTCATGCAAGATATGCGTCATTACTTGCCAGAGTATTTGCATGAAATCTATCGCCGTAGCTTGAGAGGTGAAGATGACTTGCGCGTGCAAATTTGTATGACTTTCCAAAAATCCATGTTCTGTGTGACAACAGCCGCAATTTTGGGATTAATGCCTCATCCTTTGGATACCCAAGAACCAGCAGAACAAGCAGCTAACCAAGTGTATCTAGAAAAATGGATGGATCGCTTTACAACCTCACGGTTAGTTGATGTTAACAGCTAA
- a CDS encoding NADH-quinone oxidoreductase subunit M: protein MLSALIFAPLLGAILVSLLPTGVNGKNSQRVALVFASLTFLWSIVLASQFNQGEVTQQFSEFIPWIDALGLSYNLGVDGLSLPLLVLNGLLTAIAIYSSDESLQRPKFYYSLILLLSAGVNGAFIAQDLLLFFLFYELELIPLYLLIAIWGGARRGYAATKFLIYTAVSGILILASFLGLVLLSGSGSFAIATLNTQSLPLLTQLPLLAGILIGFGIKMPLVPFHTWLPDAHVEASTPISVLLAGVLLKLGTYGLLRFGMDLLPDAWNYLAPWLAVWAVVSVLYGSSCAIAQSDMKKMVAYSSIGHMGYILLAAAAATPLSTLGAVMQMISHGLISALLFLLVGVVYQKAGSRDLNVIKGLLNPERGMPLIGSLMILGVMASAGTPGMVGFISEFIVFRGSFAVFPVQTLLSMIGTGLTAVYFLILVNRAFFGRLSTQVLNLPRVYWSDRIPAFILAILIVVFGIQPAWLSRWTEPTITAMLSVENPVATVSLEKAKSKT from the coding sequence ATGTTGAGCGCTTTAATTTTTGCCCCGTTGTTAGGTGCGATTTTAGTTAGTTTATTACCGACTGGTGTGAATGGGAAAAACTCCCAGAGGGTAGCGTTAGTTTTTGCTAGCTTGACTTTTTTGTGGTCAATAGTTCTAGCTAGCCAGTTTAATCAAGGGGAAGTTACTCAACAGTTTAGTGAGTTTATCCCTTGGATAGATGCCTTGGGATTAAGCTACAATTTGGGGGTAGATGGTTTATCTTTGCCGTTGCTAGTACTGAATGGATTGTTAACTGCGATCGCCATTTACAGTAGCGATGAATCTCTACAACGTCCCAAATTTTATTATTCCCTAATTCTGTTGTTAAGTGCTGGAGTGAACGGAGCTTTTATTGCTCAGGACTTATTGCTGTTTTTCTTGTTTTACGAGTTAGAGCTAATCCCTTTATATCTCTTAATTGCTATTTGGGGTGGTGCGAGACGAGGTTATGCAGCCACAAAATTCCTGATTTACACAGCCGTTTCGGGAATCTTAATTCTGGCAAGTTTCCTCGGTTTAGTATTATTGAGTGGGTCTGGTAGTTTCGCTATAGCTACATTAAATACACAGTCTCTACCATTATTAACTCAACTACCACTCTTAGCCGGGATTTTAATTGGTTTTGGCATTAAGATGCCCCTTGTTCCCTTTCATACTTGGCTACCAGATGCCCACGTTGAAGCCTCCACACCGATTTCTGTATTGTTGGCTGGAGTGCTGTTGAAATTGGGGACATACGGCTTATTGCGATTTGGCATGGACTTGCTACCAGATGCTTGGAACTATTTAGCTCCTTGGTTAGCAGTTTGGGCAGTAGTGAGTGTGTTGTATGGTTCTTCTTGTGCGATCGCTCAAAGTGATATGAAGAAAATGGTAGCCTATAGTTCTATAGGTCATATGGGCTACATACTTTTAGCGGCGGCGGCGGCTACACCCTTAAGCACCTTGGGCGCTGTCATGCAAATGATTAGCCACGGTTTAATTTCGGCACTGCTATTTTTGCTGGTAGGTGTTGTGTATCAAAAAGCAGGTAGCCGTGACTTAAATGTAATCAAAGGATTACTCAACCCAGAACGCGGTATGCCTTTGATTGGTAGTTTAATGATTTTGGGAGTCATGGCCAGTGCGGGTACTCCTGGCATGGTAGGCTTTATCTCCGAGTTTATTGTGTTTCGTGGGAGTTTTGCAGTTTTCCCTGTGCAGACACTGTTATCGATGATTGGTACAGGCTTAACAGCAGTTTATTTCTTGATTCTTGTCAATCGGGCATTTTTCGGACGCTTATCTACACAGGTACTCAATTTACCACGAGTTTACTGGAGCGATCGCATTCCTGCTTTTATCTTAGCCATACTAATTGTCGTTTTTGGTATCCAGCCTGCTTGGTTATCTCGTTGGACTGAACCCACCATTACGGCGATGCTGAGTGTAGAAAATCCAGTAGCAACAGTCTCTTTGGAAAAAGCAAAAAGTAAAACTTGA
- a CDS encoding NAD(P)H-quinone oxidoreductase subunit F — protein sequence MSEFLFATSWCVPFYSLIGAILTLPWGIGIVRRTGPRPAAYLNLLTTLLAFAHSSLVFKDIWSREPENLVITWFQAADLNLSFALELSSISIGATVLITILSLLAQIYALGYMEKDWSLARFFALIGFFEAALSGLAISDSLFLSYALLEVLTLSTYLLVGFWYAQPLVVTAARDAFWTKRVGDLLLLMTVVTLSTLAGSLNFSDLYEWAQTANLDQLTAALLCLGLIAGPAGKCAQFPLHMWLDEAMEGPNPASVMRNSLVVAGGAYLLYKLQPVLTLSPIALNVLIVIGGVTAVGATLVSIAQTDIKRALSHSTSAYMGLVFLAVGLEQGGVALMLLLTHAIAKALLFMSSGSVIFTTHSQDLTEMGGLWSRMPATTTAYVVGAAGMVTLLPLGSFWAMLAWADGLVKVSPWVIGVLIVVNGLTALNLTRVFRLVFWGEPQQKTRRAPEVGWQMAFPMVSLTILTLLLPLMLQQWYLLPTWESIDWYVVLVLVSSTVAGVVIGSTIHLHKAWSRSRVLAWRFIQDLLGYDFYIDRIYRLTVVSAVSLLSKISAWSDRYLVDGLVNLVGFAAILGGQSLKYSISGQSQGYMLTILAVVSALGFFISWSLGLLDKLPF from the coding sequence ATGAGTGAGTTTCTATTTGCAACAAGCTGGTGCGTACCTTTTTACAGCCTCATAGGAGCGATTTTGACTTTGCCGTGGGGAATCGGAATTGTCCGACGTACAGGGCCAAGACCTGCGGCTTATCTCAACTTGTTGACTACCCTTTTGGCTTTTGCTCATAGCTCATTAGTGTTTAAGGATATTTGGAGCCGAGAGCCAGAAAATTTGGTAATTACTTGGTTTCAAGCGGCGGATTTGAATTTATCCTTTGCCTTAGAACTCTCATCAATCAGCATTGGCGCAACAGTATTAATTACAATACTGAGTCTGTTGGCGCAAATCTATGCCTTGGGTTACATGGAAAAAGACTGGTCATTAGCGCGTTTTTTTGCTTTGATTGGTTTTTTTGAAGCTGCTTTGAGTGGGTTGGCAATTAGTGATTCCCTATTTCTGAGTTACGCACTGTTGGAAGTCTTGACGCTTTCGACTTACCTGCTTGTGGGATTTTGGTATGCTCAACCGTTGGTAGTTACAGCAGCTAGAGATGCTTTTTGGACGAAGCGAGTAGGAGATTTACTGCTGTTAATGACTGTAGTCACCCTTTCCACCTTAGCTGGGAGTTTGAACTTTTCTGATTTGTATGAGTGGGCGCAAACTGCGAATTTAGATCAACTGACAGCAGCATTACTATGCTTAGGGTTAATTGCTGGCCCAGCAGGTAAATGCGCTCAGTTTCCCCTGCATATGTGGTTAGATGAGGCGATGGAAGGCCCGAATCCAGCCTCAGTCATGCGAAACTCTTTAGTAGTAGCTGGTGGTGCTTATCTGTTGTATAAACTGCAACCAGTCTTGACTCTATCACCAATAGCGTTGAATGTCTTAATAGTCATTGGTGGGGTAACAGCAGTTGGTGCAACACTGGTTTCCATTGCTCAGACTGATATTAAGCGGGCATTATCTCACTCGACTAGTGCATATATGGGATTAGTGTTTCTGGCGGTGGGGTTAGAGCAAGGTGGTGTAGCTTTGATGTTACTCTTAACCCATGCGATCGCTAAGGCTCTATTATTTATGAGTTCTGGCTCAGTCATATTTACCACCCATAGCCAAGACTTAACAGAAATGGGCGGTTTGTGGTCAAGGATGCCAGCAACTACTACCGCTTATGTAGTCGGTGCAGCAGGGATGGTGACTTTACTGCCACTAGGTAGCTTTTGGGCAATGCTAGCTTGGGCTGATGGTTTGGTAAAAGTTAGCCCTTGGGTAATCGGCGTTCTCATTGTAGTCAACGGTTTGACAGCCTTAAACTTAACGCGGGTGTTTAGATTAGTATTTTGGGGTGAACCGCAACAAAAGACCCGCCGCGCCCCGGAAGTTGGTTGGCAAATGGCATTTCCCATGGTGTCATTGACAATCTTGACCTTACTGTTACCCTTGATGCTCCAACAATGGTACTTATTGCCCACTTGGGAAAGTATTGATTGGTATGTGGTCTTAGTTCTAGTTTCCTCAACGGTTGCTGGTGTCGTCATTGGCTCAACTATTCACTTGCATAAAGCTTGGTCTAGGTCAAGAGTATTAGCTTGGAGATTTATCCAAGATTTATTGGGTTACGATTTTTACATAGACCGAATTTATCGACTGACAGTAGTGAGTGCAGTATCTCTATTATCGAAAATTTCTGCATGGAGCGATCGCTATTTAGTTGATGGTCTAGTTAATCTAGTCGGCTTTGCTGCAATTCTCGGTGGGCAAAGTTTGAAGTACAGCATTTCTGGTCAATCCCAAGGCTATATGTTAACCATCCTGGCAGTAGTCAGCGCGCTAGGCTTTTTTATTAGTTGGTCGTTAGGACTACTGGATAAGTTGCCTTTTTGA
- a CDS encoding carbon dioxide-concentrating mechanism protein CcmK: MPIAVGMIETKGFPAVVEAADAMVKAARVTLVGYEKIGSARVTVIVRGDVSEVQASVAAGIEAARRVNGGEVVSTHIIARPHENLEYVLPIRYTEAVEQFRT; this comes from the coding sequence ATGCCAATTGCAGTTGGAATGATTGAGACTAAGGGCTTTCCCGCAGTAGTAGAAGCTGCTGACGCAATGGTAAAAGCCGCGCGTGTGACATTGGTAGGATATGAAAAGATTGGTAGCGCCAGAGTTACCGTGATTGTGCGCGGAGATGTATCTGAAGTACAAGCCTCCGTAGCCGCAGGTATCGAAGCAGCCAGAAGAGTTAATGGTGGTGAAGTTGTATCTACACATATCATTGCTCGCCCCCACGAAAACCTAGAGTACGTCTTGCCGATTCGTTACACAGAAGCTGTGGAACAGTTCCGGACTTAG
- a CDS encoding carbon dioxide-concentrating mechanism protein CcmK, with amino-acid sequence MSIAVGMVETLGFPAVVEAADAMVKAARVTLVGYEKIGSGRVTVIVRGDVSEVQASVAAGVESVKRVNGGQVLSTHIIARPHENLEYVLPIRYTEDVEQFRENVNAIPPFGRRP; translated from the coding sequence ATGTCAATTGCAGTGGGAATGGTAGAAACGCTAGGCTTTCCAGCAGTGGTAGAAGCAGCCGATGCGATGGTAAAAGCAGCTCGCGTTACCTTGGTAGGTTACGAAAAAATTGGTAGCGGTCGAGTCACAGTCATTGTCAGAGGAGATGTTTCTGAGGTACAAGCTTCTGTAGCTGCTGGTGTAGAATCTGTCAAGCGTGTCAATGGTGGACAAGTTTTATCTACACACATTATTGCTCGTCCCCACGAAAACTTAGAATATGTCCTCCCAATTCGTTATACCGAAGACGTAGAACAATTCCGGGAAAATGTAAACGCAATTCCTCCTTTCGGTAGAAGACCGTAA
- a CDS encoding EutN/CcmL family microcompartment protein — translation MQVAKVRGTVVSTQKDPSLRGVKLLLLQLVDEDGKLLPQYEVAADSVGAGVDEWVLISRGSAARQVLGNEQRPLDAAVVAIIDTIHVEDRLIYSKKDQYR, via the coding sequence ATGCAAGTTGCTAAAGTTCGTGGCACGGTAGTTAGCACCCAAAAAGACCCTAGTTTAAGAGGTGTGAAACTACTTTTGTTGCAATTAGTGGATGAAGATGGAAAACTCCTGCCACAATACGAGGTAGCCGCAGATAGCGTTGGTGCAGGGGTTGATGAGTGGGTACTGATCAGTCGCGGCAGTGCTGCGCGTCAAGTACTTGGCAATGAACAGCGTCCTTTAGATGCTGCGGTGGTGGCGATAATTGATACTATTCATGTTGAGGATCGTCTCATTTACAGCAAGAAAGATCAGTATAGGTAG
- a CDS encoding ribulose bisphosphate carboxylase small subunit — protein MAVRSTAAPPTPWSKSLTEATIHETAFVHSFSNIIGDVRIGANVIVAPGTSIRADEGTPFYIGENTNIQDGVVIHGLEQGRVIGDDDQEYSVWVGKNASLTHMALIHGPAYVGEDSFIGFRSTVFNAKVGAGCIVMMHALIKDVEVPPGKYVPSGAIITNQKQADRLPDVQEQDRDFAHHVIGINQALRAGYLCAADSKCIAPIREKEVKSYTSNNVSGIERSTEVASNSLGAEIIEQVRYLLEQGYKIGTEHVDQRRFRTGSWTSCQPIEARSIGEALSALETCLADHDGEYIRLFGIDPKGKRRVLETIIHRPDGTVTGSTSFKAPTQTKSSYNGSSNGYSNGAANSHKLSGETVEQIRQLLAGGYKIGTEHVDERRFRTGSWTSCKPIETTSASEVVSALEECIDNHQGEYVRLIGIDPKAKRRVLESIIQRPNGQVAPSGSQKSAVSTPSATATATNTRLSAEIVAQLRQVLAGGYKLSIEHVDQRRFRTGSWTSTGQIQANSEREAIAAVEASLSDYAGEYVRLIGIDPKAKRRVLETIIQRP, from the coding sequence ATGGCAGTCCGCAGCACGGCGGCACCCCCAACCCCGTGGTCAAAGAGTTTAACTGAAGCCACAATCCACGAAACCGCATTTGTACATTCGTTTTCCAACATTATTGGGGATGTTCGGATTGGTGCAAATGTGATCGTTGCTCCAGGGACTTCAATTAGAGCCGATGAAGGTACACCCTTTTATATTGGAGAGAATACCAATATTCAAGATGGTGTGGTAATTCACGGTTTGGAGCAAGGCCGAGTCATTGGTGATGACGATCAAGAATACTCGGTTTGGGTTGGCAAAAATGCTTCCCTGACTCATATGGCACTGATTCATGGGCCAGCTTATGTTGGGGAAGATTCGTTTATTGGATTTCGCTCGACGGTATTTAACGCTAAGGTAGGGGCAGGTTGCATCGTGATGATGCACGCTTTAATTAAGGATGTGGAAGTTCCCCCTGGTAAGTATGTACCTTCAGGAGCGATCATTACCAACCAAAAGCAAGCTGATCGCTTGCCAGACGTACAGGAGCAAGATCGGGACTTTGCCCATCATGTAATTGGCATTAATCAAGCATTACGGGCTGGATATCTTTGTGCTGCGGATAGCAAGTGTATTGCACCCATACGCGAGAAAGAAGTTAAATCTTATACAAGTAATAATGTTAGTGGGATAGAAAGGAGTACTGAAGTGGCAAGCAACAGCTTGGGTGCAGAAATCATAGAACAGGTACGTTATCTGTTAGAGCAAGGATATAAAATCGGTACGGAACACGTAGATCAAAGAAGATTCCGTACAGGTTCTTGGACTAGCTGCCAGCCGATTGAAGCCAGATCCATTGGTGAAGCATTATCCGCCTTGGAAACCTGTTTAGCTGATCATGATGGCGAGTACATCCGCCTATTTGGCATTGACCCCAAAGGTAAACGTCGAGTATTAGAAACTATTATCCATCGTCCTGATGGGACAGTGACAGGTTCCACCAGCTTTAAAGCCCCTACTCAGACCAAGAGTAGTTACAACGGTAGTAGCAATGGTTATAGTAATGGTGCGGCTAATAGTCATAAGCTCAGTGGTGAAACCGTAGAGCAAATTCGCCAGTTATTAGCAGGTGGTTACAAAATTGGCACAGAACACGTCGATGAACGTCGCTTCCGCACAGGTTCTTGGACTAGCTGTAAACCAATTGAAACAACTTCTGCTAGTGAAGTAGTCTCGGCATTAGAAGAATGTATTGATAACCATCAAGGCGAGTATGTCCGGCTAATTGGTATTGACCCGAAAGCTAAACGCCGTGTCCTCGAAAGTATTATCCAAAGACCCAATGGTCAAGTCGCTCCTTCTGGTAGCCAAAAATCGGCAGTGAGTACACCATCGGCAACAGCAACAGCGACAAATACTCGCCTGAGTGCGGAAATAGTCGCTCAATTACGGCAAGTTTTGGCTGGTGGGTATAAACTGAGTATTGAACACGTAGATCAAAGAAGATTCCGCACTGGTTCTTGGACTAGCACTGGGCAAATTCAAGCTAATTCGGAAAGAGAAGCGATCGCTGCCGTAGAAGCTAGTCTATCTGATTATGCCGGCGAATATGTCCGCCTAATTGGCATCGACCCCAAAGCCAAGCGGCGAGTGTTGGAAACAATTATTCAGCGTCCATAG